One window from the genome of Acinetobacter lanii encodes:
- a CDS encoding PepSY-associated TM helix domain-containing protein — protein sequence MSVISDATSNKQSKHQSGLAYTTVWRWHFYAGLFCLPFILWLSCTGLIYLFKPQIDAWYDRPYDHLSIQQVQPASQQVQAALDAVPNAVFSAYEMPPSSEAAGRVILAVNDQVIKVYVHPETLDVMKIINQNDEFTRKIFALHGEFMLGDLGSHIMQIAAGWTVVLILTGIFMWLGKGGKFKAAGMLYPRFQRKDRPFWKDLHSVLGFWISIIVLFLIISGLPWSASWGTMLKNVREWTGYTQVQQEWISSSKAEAAHQQKMFKETKQQHKHQHAAHHGMVHATTLDATQMNILDQVVAQAPSFKLAYPVLVKPEIISMKQPWTVESQSQNRTLREKVVFNTQAQVVQVKHFSDQLLLDRIIGYGVAIHEGRFFGWLNVVIGVITVVSLILICTSALEMWFRRKPAHILGAPPIVLSNKLSWTVQFSIVVLAVILPILGLSLIFIIVWEKMVLSRIPKVAHFLGLKAGT from the coding sequence ATGTCAGTTATATCCGACGCTACGTCTAACAAGCAGTCAAAACATCAATCGGGCTTAGCCTATACCACAGTATGGCGTTGGCACTTCTATGCCGGGTTATTTTGCTTACCCTTTATTTTATGGCTGTCGTGTACCGGCTTAATCTATTTATTTAAACCCCAAATTGATGCTTGGTACGATCGCCCTTATGACCACTTAAGTATTCAACAGGTTCAGCCTGCTTCACAACAAGTCCAAGCAGCTTTGGATGCTGTGCCCAATGCCGTATTTTCAGCCTATGAAATGCCGCCCTCTTCAGAAGCAGCCGGTCGTGTAATTTTGGCGGTGAATGATCAGGTGATTAAAGTCTATGTGCATCCTGAAACGTTGGATGTAATGAAAATCATCAATCAAAATGATGAATTTACCCGCAAGATTTTTGCCTTACATGGTGAGTTTATGCTGGGTGATCTTGGCTCACACATCATGCAAATTGCCGCAGGTTGGACAGTCGTACTCATCCTTACCGGCATCTTCATGTGGTTGGGCAAAGGTGGAAAATTCAAAGCCGCAGGTATGCTCTACCCACGTTTTCAGCGTAAAGACCGCCCTTTTTGGAAAGACTTGCATAGCGTGTTGGGTTTTTGGATTTCCATCATTGTTTTGTTTTTGATTATTTCAGGGCTACCATGGTCGGCCTCTTGGGGCACCATGCTGAAAAATGTCCGTGAATGGACAGGCTATACCCAAGTGCAACAGGAATGGATCAGTAGCAGTAAAGCTGAAGCTGCACACCAACAAAAAATGTTTAAAGAAACCAAGCAGCAACACAAACATCAACATGCAGCGCATCATGGCATGGTGCATGCAACCACACTTGATGCAACTCAAATGAACATACTCGATCAAGTGGTGGCACAAGCGCCAAGCTTTAAACTTGCCTACCCTGTGCTGGTCAAACCCGAAATTATCAGTATGAAACAACCGTGGACGGTTGAATCACAATCTCAAAACCGCACCTTACGTGAAAAAGTCGTGTTCAATACGCAAGCTCAAGTGGTGCAAGTAAAGCACTTTAGTGATCAACTGCTTCTAGACCGTATCATTGGCTATGGCGTTGCCATTCATGAAGGTCGTTTCTTTGGTTGGTTGAATGTTGTAATTGGAGTGATTACGGTCGTTTCATTAATTTTGATTTGTACCAGTGCGCTTGAAATGTGGTTTAGACGCAAACCTGCACATATATTGGGTGCACCACCGATCGTATTATCGAACAAACTCAGTTGGACTGTGCAATTCAGCATCGTGGTACTAGCGGTGATTTTACCCATTTTAGGACTGTCCTTGATTTTTATTATAGTCTGGGAAAAAATGGTGCTTTCACGCATTCCAAAAGTGGCTCATTTTCTAGGTTTGAAAGCAGGCACTTAA
- a CDS encoding OsmC domain/YcaO domain-containing protein produces the protein MEIKVNYLDNLRQEAKFDDFSVIADQPIRYKGDGSAPGPFDYFLASSALCAAYFVKVYCAARDIPTDNIRLSQNNIVDPENRYKQIFKIQVELPADISEKDRQGILRSIDRCTVKKVIQTGPEFVIEEVESIDSDAQALLMPSLASEHKTMIPGKDLPLEETIANMSGILANLGMKIEIASWRNIVPNVWSLHIRDAQSPMCFTNGKGSTKESALASALGEFIERLNCNFFYNDQFWGEEIANAPFVHYPDEKWFQPGPNGELPAEILDEHTLAIYNPDDELLGTHLYDTNSGNTARGICSLPFMRQSDGETVYFPSNLIENLYLSNGMSAGNTLEEAQVQCLSEIFERAVKRQILEGEIALPDVPEEVLAKYPSIVEGIKGLEEQGFPVLVKDASLGGQFPVMCVTLMNPRTGGVFASFGAHPSFEVALERSLTELLQGRSFEGLNDLPKPTFSSNAVTEPNNFVEHFIDSSGLVSWRFFSAKSDYDFVEWDFTAEGEHANAEEAATMFSILEDLGHEVYMAVYKHLGATACRILVPGYSEVYLVEDLVWDNTNKALLYREDILNLHRLDDEQLEALVERLEECDSDDYTEIKTLIGIEFDDNTVWGQMTILELKLQIYLALQQFEEAKDLVEAFLQFNTNTVERGLFYQCLNVVLEVELDEEMDIADYQYNFKRMFGEERLNAALGCVDGSVRFYGLTETNMQLEGLDRHLRLIDSYKKLHNARAKSANLA, from the coding sequence ATGGAAATCAAAGTCAATTATCTTGACAATCTTCGCCAAGAAGCCAAGTTTGACGACTTCTCAGTGATTGCAGATCAACCGATTCGCTATAAAGGCGATGGCTCTGCGCCCGGTCCATTTGACTACTTTCTCGCATCTTCTGCGCTGTGTGCGGCGTATTTCGTCAAAGTATATTGCGCAGCGCGAGATATTCCGACAGACAATATTCGTTTATCGCAAAACAATATTGTTGATCCTGAAAATCGCTATAAACAAATTTTTAAAATTCAGGTCGAGCTTCCTGCTGATATTTCTGAAAAAGATCGTCAAGGGATTTTACGTTCGATTGACCGTTGTACGGTAAAGAAAGTCATCCAAACGGGTCCTGAGTTTGTGATTGAGGAAGTCGAAAGTATTGACTCAGATGCACAAGCCTTGCTGATGCCAAGTCTAGCTTCTGAGCATAAAACCATGATTCCGGGTAAAGATTTACCTTTGGAAGAAACCATTGCCAATATGTCAGGTATTTTGGCCAATCTAGGAATGAAGATTGAAATTGCCTCTTGGCGCAATATTGTACCGAACGTATGGTCATTGCATATCCGAGATGCACAATCACCAATGTGTTTCACCAATGGTAAAGGTTCAACCAAAGAAAGTGCATTGGCATCTGCTCTAGGTGAGTTTATTGAGCGTCTGAACTGTAATTTCTTCTATAACGATCAGTTTTGGGGTGAAGAAATTGCCAATGCGCCGTTCGTACATTACCCAGATGAAAAATGGTTCCAGCCGGGTCCAAATGGTGAATTGCCTGCTGAAATCTTAGATGAACATACACTCGCTATTTATAACCCTGATGATGAGCTGTTAGGCACGCATTTGTATGACACCAACTCAGGCAATACAGCGCGTGGCATTTGTTCATTACCTTTTATGCGTCAGTCCGATGGTGAAACGGTGTATTTCCCCTCCAATTTGATTGAAAATCTATACTTATCCAACGGGATGAGCGCAGGTAATACGTTAGAAGAAGCACAAGTGCAATGCTTGTCGGAAATCTTTGAACGTGCGGTAAAACGTCAAATCTTGGAAGGGGAAATCGCACTTCCGGATGTCCCAGAAGAGGTCTTGGCGAAATACCCAAGCATTGTTGAGGGCATTAAAGGGCTGGAAGAGCAAGGTTTCCCTGTGTTGGTCAAAGATGCCTCACTAGGTGGTCAATTCCCGGTAATGTGCGTGACTCTGATGAACCCACGTACCGGTGGTGTATTTGCGTCTTTTGGTGCGCATCCGAGTTTTGAAGTTGCGCTTGAGCGTAGTTTGACCGAGCTTTTACAAGGGCGTAGTTTTGAGGGTTTAAATGACCTACCAAAACCAACCTTTAGCTCAAATGCGGTGACTGAACCAAATAACTTTGTTGAGCATTTTATTGATTCAAGTGGCTTAGTATCTTGGCGTTTCTTCTCTGCAAAATCAGACTATGACTTTGTAGAATGGGATTTCACTGCTGAAGGTGAACATGCCAATGCTGAAGAAGCGGCTACGATGTTTAGTATCTTGGAAGACTTGGGTCATGAAGTGTATATGGCGGTGTACAAGCATTTAGGTGCGACTGCATGCCGTATTTTGGTGCCGGGTTATTCAGAAGTATATTTGGTCGAAGACTTGGTTTGGGACAACACCAACAAAGCTTTGCTTTACCGAGAAGATATCTTGAATTTACACCGTTTGGATGATGAGCAATTAGAGGCTTTAGTTGAGCGTCTTGAAGAATGTGATTCAGATGACTATACCGAAATCAAAACTTTGATCGGCATTGAGTTTGATGACAATACCGTTTGGGGTCAAATGACCATTCTTGAACTGAAATTGCAGATTTATTTAGCATTGCAACAGTTTGAAGAAGCGAAAGATTTGGTTGAAGCGTTCCTACAGTTCAATACCAATACCGTTGAACGAGGTCTATTCTATCAATGCTTAAATGTGGTGCTTGAAGTTGAACTCGATGAAGAAATGGACATCGCTGACTATCAGTACAACTTCAAGCGTATGTTTGGTGAAGAGCGACTGAATGCTGCTTTAGGTTGTGTTGATGGAAGTGTACGTTTTTATGGCCTAACCGAAACCAATATGCAGCTCGAAGGGCTTGATCGTCATCTACGTCTGATTGATAGTTACAAAAAATTGCATAATGCACGTGCTAAATCGGCGAACTTGGCTTAA
- a CDS encoding TonB-dependent receptor plug domain-containing protein produces MMNTQNGVFKFSLLSMAILACHSAFAAETSEPSAVKSLNQLESISVMASRGSDLKDMDMSTTIIQHEQIQNAPQTSLDQIINKIPGVFAPARLSTQIHPTGQLLNIRGFGTSTNGLTLVLLDGIPANDPYFRTINWAQIPKEQVERIEVIRGGGATSLWGNMAMGGVINIVTRTPKSGTDVYASYGSFNTSTYGVNQGFEVSDQLKIGFSYDGSYSDGYWQTPKKYRHPEMSKTQTQVDTFNIKAVYTPRERDEYALALQSSQTQENGLQYAQAENQWDSYRIAYSGKTALSNTWDLHSVGWYQYNEMQTQNVSNAGYTLATPFNGISNISQKEKAQYDSFGGSLSTSTDWKNLHDIKFGVDYRQIDVKDPLHIFNASGHLGDITAEATHQFYGIFAQALYRADSIPLDITLGLREDFWQASKAKTFGQYGQSEINNPLPDQDENHFSPRLGFKYHAMDSFDVRGAVYKNFSAPGLNQMYRSFIGGNNYTVPNTDLKSQTNKGAELGFDFNHNQFNFSGTYFYNKVKDYIDYAIVQNGCDPSNQYCRTEVSAASNLRQYINAGDAKMQGFELMADWQVTDRINLNAGYTYTQSELTRSKVSPTGQQLGQIPTWNATLGASWKATDKLNLNVQLRDFASYWNDTSHLQRNDGAFTADVSVNYQASPKLQLYAIAQNLFARDYYDQGFSHNTNGDLNTSTIPSYAMPFNFTFGAKYHF; encoded by the coding sequence ATGATGAACACACAGAACGGTGTATTTAAATTTAGCCTATTGTCGATGGCGATTTTGGCATGTCATTCAGCTTTTGCAGCCGAAACTTCAGAGCCATCTGCGGTGAAATCTTTAAATCAACTTGAGTCGATTTCAGTCATGGCCAGTCGTGGCAGTGATTTAAAAGATATGGATATGAGCACCACGATTATCCAACATGAACAAATTCAAAATGCGCCACAGACCAGTCTTGATCAAATCATCAATAAAATTCCCGGCGTGTTTGCGCCTGCGCGTCTATCAACGCAGATTCATCCAACGGGGCAATTGCTGAATATTCGTGGTTTCGGTACCTCTACCAATGGTTTAACCTTGGTGCTTTTGGATGGTATTCCTGCCAATGATCCCTACTTTAGAACCATCAATTGGGCGCAGATTCCAAAAGAGCAAGTGGAACGCATTGAAGTGATTCGTGGCGGGGGTGCAACCAGTTTGTGGGGCAATATGGCGATGGGCGGTGTGATTAATATCGTCACCCGCACCCCAAAATCAGGGACCGATGTTTATGCCAGTTATGGCAGTTTCAACACCAGCACTTATGGCGTGAATCAAGGTTTTGAGGTTTCAGACCAACTGAAAATTGGTTTCAGCTATGACGGTAGTTATTCCGATGGCTATTGGCAAACGCCGAAAAAGTATCGTCACCCTGAAATGAGCAAAACCCAAACTCAAGTTGATACCTTTAATATCAAAGCCGTTTATACCCCACGGGAACGCGATGAATATGCTTTAGCATTGCAATCCAGCCAAACCCAAGAAAACGGTTTGCAGTATGCGCAAGCAGAGAACCAATGGGACAGTTATCGCATCGCCTATAGCGGGAAAACTGCACTTTCTAATACTTGGGATTTACATAGTGTGGGTTGGTATCAGTACAATGAAATGCAAACCCAAAATGTATCTAATGCTGGTTACACCCTTGCAACGCCTTTCAATGGCATTTCAAACATCAGTCAAAAAGAAAAAGCGCAATACGATAGTTTTGGCGGCTCACTCAGCACCTCAACCGATTGGAAAAATCTGCATGACATTAAATTCGGAGTGGATTACCGCCAGATTGATGTCAAAGATCCTTTGCATATTTTCAATGCTTCAGGTCATTTAGGTGATATAACGGCTGAAGCGACCCATCAGTTTTATGGCATTTTCGCTCAAGCCCTTTACCGTGCTGACAGCATCCCGCTTGATATTACTTTGGGCTTACGTGAAGATTTTTGGCAAGCCTCTAAAGCCAAAACCTTTGGTCAATACGGTCAAAGCGAGATTAACAACCCTCTACCTGATCAAGATGAAAACCATTTTAGTCCACGTTTAGGGTTTAAATATCATGCAATGGACAGTTTTGATGTTCGAGGTGCAGTGTATAAAAACTTCTCAGCACCCGGTCTCAATCAAATGTACCGTAGTTTCATTGGTGGCAATAACTACACCGTTCCGAATACCGATTTAAAATCACAGACCAACAAAGGCGCTGAATTAGGTTTTGATTTCAATCACAATCAGTTCAATTTCTCAGGCACTTATTTCTATAACAAAGTCAAAGATTATATTGACTATGCCATTGTGCAAAATGGCTGTGATCCGTCAAACCAATACTGTCGCACTGAGGTCTCTGCGGCAAGCAATCTGCGCCAATATATCAATGCGGGTGATGCAAAAATGCAAGGCTTTGAATTGATGGCAGATTGGCAAGTTACAGATCGTATCAATCTTAATGCAGGCTACACCTATACTCAATCTGAGCTTACCCGAAGTAAAGTCAGTCCAACAGGTCAACAACTCGGTCAAATTCCCACTTGGAATGCTACCTTAGGTGCATCTTGGAAAGCCACAGATAAATTGAATTTGAATGTTCAACTGCGTGATTTTGCCAGTTATTGGAATGATACGTCACACTTACAACGCAATGATGGTGCATTCACTGCAGATGTTAGTGTCAACTATCAAGCCTCGCCTAAACTTCAACTGTATGCGATTGCGCAGAATTTGTTTGCACGTGATTACTATGATCAAGGCTTCAGCCACAACACCAATGGTGATCTCAATACATCCACCATTCCATCCTATGCGATGCCGTTCAATTTCACTTTTGGCGCAAAATATCATTTTTAA
- a CDS encoding NADP-dependent isocitrate dehydrogenase, whose translation MAGGKSTIIYTLTDEAPLLATYSLLPIIETFTKPAGVEIVKKDISVAVRVLAEFADCLSEEQKVPDNLAELGRLTQDPNTNIIKLPNISASVGQLTACIKELQSKGYAIPDYPENPQTEEEKAIKARYSKCLGSAVNPVLREGNSDRRAPTAVKNNVKKNPHSMGEWKQWSQTHVSHMDEGDFYHGEKSMTLDRARNVKMELITKSGETIVLKPKVALQDGEIIDSMFMSKKALCDFYEKELDDCKEAGILFSLHVKATMMKVSHPIVFGHCVKIYYKEAFEKHAKLFEELGINVNNGMSGLYEKIETLPTSQREEIIRDLHACQEHRPALAMVDSAKGITNFHSPNDVIVDASMPAMIRGGGKMWGADGKPYDCKAVMPESTFARIYQEMINFCKWNGNFDPKTMGTVPNVGLMAQKAEEYGSHDKTFEIAEAGVANITDIDTGEVLMSQNVEEGDIWRMCQVKDAPIQDWVKLAVTRARNSGMPAIFWLDPYRPHENEVIKKVEKYLKDHDTTGLDIQIMSQVRAMRYTLERVARGLDTISVTGNILRDYLTDLFPIMELGTSAKMLSIVPLMAGGGMYETGAGGSAPKHVQQLVEENHLRWDSLGEFLALAVSLEEMGIKEDNARTKLLAKTLDTATGKVLDNDKSPSRRTGELDNRGSHFYLAKFWAEELANQDQDAELKAKFAPLAKTLADNEEKIVAELAAVQGQPADIGGYYAVDQDKVNAVMRPSATLNAALASFTA comes from the coding sequence ATGGCTGGTGGAAAGTCAACAATCATCTACACACTGACCGACGAGGCGCCACTGTTGGCGACTTACTCGCTACTGCCTATCATTGAGACCTTTACTAAGCCGGCTGGCGTTGAGATCGTAAAAAAAGATATCTCTGTAGCCGTACGTGTACTTGCAGAATTCGCAGACTGCTTAAGCGAAGAGCAAAAGGTACCTGACAACCTTGCAGAGCTAGGTCGTCTTACTCAAGATCCAAACACCAATATTATTAAACTTCCTAATATTAGTGCGTCTGTTGGCCAATTAACGGCATGTATTAAAGAACTTCAGTCTAAAGGTTATGCAATCCCGGATTATCCAGAAAATCCACAGACTGAAGAAGAAAAAGCAATTAAAGCGCGTTACAGCAAATGTTTAGGTTCTGCTGTGAACCCTGTATTACGTGAAGGTAACTCTGACCGTCGTGCGCCTACGGCAGTAAAAAACAACGTGAAGAAAAATCCACACTCTATGGGTGAATGGAAACAATGGTCACAAACTCACGTTTCTCACATGGATGAAGGTGACTTCTACCACGGTGAAAAATCGATGACTTTGGATCGTGCACGTAACGTGAAAATGGAATTGATCACCAAGTCTGGTGAAACCATCGTTCTTAAGCCAAAAGTTGCGCTTCAAGACGGTGAAATCATCGACTCAATGTTCATGAGCAAAAAAGCGCTTTGCGACTTCTATGAAAAAGAACTCGATGACTGTAAAGAAGCGGGCATTTTGTTCTCTTTACACGTAAAAGCGACCATGATGAAAGTTTCACACCCGATCGTATTCGGTCACTGTGTGAAAATTTACTACAAAGAAGCGTTTGAAAAACACGCTAAATTGTTTGAAGAACTTGGCATTAACGTAAACAACGGTATGTCTGGTCTTTACGAAAAAATTGAGACTTTACCAACGTCTCAACGTGAAGAAATTATCCGTGATTTACATGCATGTCAAGAACACCGTCCAGCACTTGCGATGGTGGATTCTGCAAAAGGCATTACTAACTTCCATTCACCAAACGACGTGATTGTAGATGCTTCTATGCCTGCAATGATTCGTGGTGGCGGTAAAATGTGGGGTGCTGACGGCAAACCTTACGACTGTAAAGCTGTAATGCCTGAGTCTACATTCGCGCGTATTTACCAAGAAATGATCAATTTCTGTAAATGGAATGGTAACTTTGATCCGAAAACCATGGGTACTGTGCCTAACGTTGGTTTGATGGCTCAAAAAGCTGAAGAATACGGTTCACACGACAAAACGTTTGAAATCGCTGAAGCGGGTGTTGCGAACATTACAGATATCGACACTGGCGAAGTGTTAATGTCTCAAAATGTTGAAGAAGGCGATATCTGGCGTATGTGTCAGGTGAAAGACGCGCCGATTCAAGATTGGGTGAAACTTGCGGTAACACGTGCACGTAACTCTGGTATGCCAGCAATCTTCTGGTTAGACCCGTACCGTCCGCACGAAAATGAAGTGATCAAGAAAGTTGAAAAATACTTGAAAGATCATGACACCACTGGTTTAGACATTCAAATTATGTCTCAAGTACGTGCAATGCGTTATACGCTTGAACGTGTTGCGCGTGGTCTAGATACCATTTCTGTTACCGGTAACATCTTACGTGACTACCTCACAGACTTGTTCCCAATCATGGAATTGGGTACTTCTGCGAAAATGTTATCGATCGTTCCGTTAATGGCGGGCGGTGGTATGTACGAAACAGGTGCGGGTGGTTCAGCGCCTAAGCACGTACAACAGCTTGTTGAAGAAAACCACTTACGTTGGGATTCTTTAGGTGAGTTCTTGGCATTGGCTGTTTCTTTAGAAGAAATGGGCATTAAAGAAGACAATGCTCGTACTAAACTTCTTGCGAAGACTTTAGATACAGCAACAGGTAAAGTCTTAGACAACGACAAATCTCCATCACGCCGTACAGGTGAGTTGGATAACCGTGGTAGCCACTTCTACCTAGCTAAATTCTGGGCTGAAGAACTTGCGAACCAAGATCAAGACGCTGAGCTTAAAGCTAAATTTGCACCGCTTGCGAAAACGCTTGCTGACAACGAAGAAAAAATCGTTGCTGAGCTTGCGGCAGTTCAAGGTCAACCAGCGGATATCGGTGGTTACTACGCTGTAGATCAAGACAAAGTCAATGCAGTGATGCGTCCAAGTGCAACTTTGAATGCTGCTTTGGCTAGCTTCACTGCTTAA
- a CDS encoding DUF2946 family protein, with amino-acid sequence MIPALRSNIQKVPFYLAIFAWLMQLSVFITPILMKHPELGFGVCEELAVVVDHAAMNHQVSIHPVDHASHAITSHQDVDATHSHDKPIHSPFANCKFCLVFGHNFDPILLACLIVLLTALISLRIRPQTIYPFRLHQKLHLFLFPNRAPPISSVFTPFAVI; translated from the coding sequence ATGATTCCCGCTTTGCGTTCAAATATTCAGAAAGTGCCTTTTTATCTGGCTATCTTTGCATGGTTGATGCAGCTTTCTGTCTTTATTACACCGATCCTGATGAAACATCCGGAATTAGGTTTTGGTGTATGTGAGGAGTTAGCTGTGGTGGTTGACCATGCAGCAATGAATCATCAAGTATCTATACATCCTGTTGATCATGCTTCGCATGCGATCACATCACATCAAGATGTAGATGCAACGCATAGCCACGATAAACCCATTCATAGTCCCTTTGCGAATTGTAAGTTTTGCTTAGTCTTTGGACACAATTTCGATCCAATACTGCTGGCTTGCTTGATTGTGCTTTTAACAGCACTGATCAGCCTTCGCATTCGACCGCAAACAATCTACCCATTTAGATTGCATCAGAAACTACATCTGTTTCTGTTTCCAAATCGAGCCCCGCCGATTTCTTCTGTGTTCACCCCTTTCGCGGTGATTTAA